A stretch of Nonomuraea africana DNA encodes these proteins:
- a CDS encoding acyl carrier protein yields the protein MKDFDLDDLRKVMLISAGVDEGIDIEGDILDTSFTDMGFDSLAVLELVSRIERDWGVAVPDEVASDLKTPGEVLDYVNRRAGVN from the coding sequence ATGAAGGATTTCGACCTCGACGATCTGCGGAAGGTCATGCTGATCAGCGCGGGAGTGGACGAGGGGATCGACATCGAGGGCGACATCCTCGACACCTCGTTCACGGACATGGGCTTCGACTCGCTGGCCGTGCTGGAGCTGGTCAGCCGCATCGAGCGGGACTGGGGGGTGGCCGTCCCCGACGAGGTGGCCTCGGACCTGAAGACCCCCGGCGAGGTGCTCGACTACGTCAACCGAAGGGCAGGGGTGAACTAG